The sequence below is a genomic window from Ipomoea triloba cultivar NCNSP0323 chromosome 10, ASM357664v1.
TTGGTGGAGTCAGGTCAAAGTTCATTATCTTGGTTGTATCTAGATGTCCATTtgatgtacatatatatttggtaaTATAATGCATTCTACAAGGAGTGTGTATGGAGTATATTATAGGAATTTTAGAATAGGATAATCAGATGGTTAGAAATCCTTTATTTTGAAAATCGAATTACTCGTTTGATTTCagaaaagcttttttttttatttgacaacaATTGACAAtaagtttgaaaaagaaatcaGATGGTTCTCCATCATTtccaattattataagtttttttttaaaaaaaaaaaacttttttatcaacatactttttcttttacacACTAATCTCCATTCCAGAATAAGTAGGattcattacaaaaaaaaaaataaagaacccACTCGTGAGGCGAGAACCCCCTTCCAGCCGCGGGCACtaatctattttgatttttaatggCTTCAGACGGTGGTACGAAGGAGAGACGTAGCGGTTGGAGAGAACTCTGTGATTTGGTTTGTGAGACTTtaaacttaattatttattagttatagtattttatatttttgtgatTTAACTTCCGATTCATTGAATTTACGACTTTAATTAATCTGAATGcatacttattaattatttttgtgattCATTGCTATATGATTTATTGCGCAATTGACAGATATTTCATTTGGGTAATAACTATGTGCTTACTATGTGCTTACAAATCATCTAGAGGAATATagatacaaattgaatatttGTCTATTCTGGGAATATTATTTGTGTTGGGCTGTTGGCTAAGAATTCACATAACTTAATGCAATTAAACCTTGAATTTTAGGCGTGCGTTTGTCACTTTTAAGTAATTTATGTGAGGGGTACGTAATTCTTGTTTGCTGTTAACATACGCTAACTATTATGATGAACAAATAACATTTGTGTCAATAATCATACAACTCATACAACAGCTAGttggttatgaatttatgataaGGGTATATTAAATTAAGAGGTTACGACTTATGAGTTAAATTGTCttgatttatataaatatataatcatacAACACTTATATAGTTAGGCTAGTTGGTTATGGGGCCTAAAATTTTTCGGGCCTTGGGCGCTTGGCTCGCGCAAGTTGGTGGGCTACGCGGGCTAACCTGCGGActtttcataaatttaatattatttaggttaaattatttaaatatagaataataatatattaatttcttttctttttttaagttAGACATGTGGGGTTCGCGAGCCCGCATGAGGCGTGTTAAGATACATTGAACCTGTATCTTTATGATTAGGAAATCAATGTTCTAAATGACTTGTCAATTTCCATTGCACATTCGTACCAAACACACACCATCTAACCAGTAACAATTACCACTCGTGACAGTGGACTCTAAATGAATACTACAAACAAATGGTCGGTGaactccaaattaaaaataaaattaaaaaaaaattaaaaaatatcatttgtGTCAATAATCATACAACTCGATCATACAACAGCTAGttggttatgaatttatgataaGGGGATATTAAATTAAGaggttatgacttatgagttaaattgtcttgatttacataaatatataatcatacAACACTTATACAACAAGTATAGTTAGGCTAGttggttatgaatttatgataaaaaaaatatattaaataaagaGGTTATGAGTTTAAGttggttatgaatttatgataaGGGTATATTAAATTAAGAGATTATGTGTTTAATTCGTCTTGATTTATACTACATACGTAGttggttatgaatttatgacaaagttaattctatttttggtcatagatttataggtgacagtctacttttagtcattttttattaaaacatcctcatttagtcctagtattattgtgacatgatcatttttggtcctccgtcaacaaaatcattgaaatgttgttaaatacgctgacattttgatctttttgatAAAAAGTAAGTTGaccgctatatttttttttatgtttatttaaaaaaatcataattgaagactgaaatggccttgtatttaatgacatttaaactgttttgttgatagagaacaaaaaatagtcacaccacaataatactaggattaAAAGTTGATGTTCTagaaaaaaagaactaaaagtggactgacacctataaatctaagaccaaaaattaATCGAATTAACTCATTTATGATACATGTATATTGCACTAAGAAGGCTGGGGCTAAATGAGTCAATCCTACCCATAGGTTATACGGGTTGGAAACTGCATGGCCCCGCTAAAGAGCAAGCTCGTTTTCATAACTCCACTATactagggcaaattattgtgtggaccatggtccacataccTATGTAGATCAcgaatgtaaatatgtaatatacatttttaatataatatactaaaagtacattatttgtgtagttaatgtacattatttgatgatatataaaaaaggaaaatgacactttttcctcctgtgttatgtgcatatagcactttccccctgtgttattaaagtggcagtttccccccctcagttattttaaaagtagtaGCTTTTCCCcatgtaatgttaaattgacatttttacccttaaataattattaatttcatttatttttattctccaaccaagtGTTACTAATAtctatggaagatcacggttcgatacgaacctaatcgaacactgtagcaattgaacttaaatagtatggacggttacgattcaaaactgaaaaaataaaataaaataatggttgaatttagactatttttaaatacgaaataaaattaaaaaataaataaataaataagttttgattggcggttcaaaatcgaaattggaatcgaaccgtaccgatttatcaaaataggtgtttgatcattttcactatatatgattgtggttcagttccagttcacggttcaacaattatttaattttatttttttcggttctgaatcgtaatcaGAATCGTCTATACTATTTCAGTataattgctacagtgtttggttaggttcgaaccgaatcgtgatcatccatacatataagtaatataatttgttggagaagaaaaataaatgaaattattatttttaagggtaaaaatgccaatttaacatttcagggggaaaaatagccactttaataacacagggggtaaaagtgctatatgcacataacatagggtgaaaaagtgccattttcctatgtaatttcaaataatgtacttttagtatatgaaaatgtattttttatttatagttcacacaaatgtgtaaATCATGGTGCAGGAAATAATGGTTGGTATACTAGCGGACAAATCATGTGAATCAcagcttaaatatttttaactcaTTTGTACAATACTGGGCCACATGATTATTTGGGTCTTTTCAGTTTTCACACACTAAAGTTGGAAACAggaatccaaaaaaaaaaaaaaaaaaaaagttggaaacaGGAATGGAGAGgtaaaaatggaaaagaaaacatgCAGTAAACGATGCATGCAGTTTATACTGACCTCATGTTATAAATGGAAAGGCCAATAGGATAGGCTCTGAACCTACCATTGTGATTTTTCTGTGATCATCAGTTCAGAACTATTCACTTCATAGTTCATTCCTTGGAAGATCTCAATGGCTGCCTCAACCTTTGTAAGAAGGTACGTATAATATCATTTCTTGGATCATAAGAAAACTCGCAACTATTATTTGAAGGTACATTGAATAAATCTGTCTTATTATGAATCAGTTTAGGTTGTTCATTGACTGATTCAAATAGACTGCTGTCAATATGAGATTAACTTAGAACCTTGTAATTATCAAATCAAGTAATTTGAGTTGcatttacatatttgcatgtatCTTgatcaacattatattatattaatttatggGTTTCCTTGTTTAGGCTAGAAGGTAAGGTGGCGCTGATCACCGGCGGCGCCAGCGGCATCGGCAAAGCAACGACAAAACTGTTTTCCCGGCACGGAGCCAAGGTGGTGATAGCGGACATTCAGAACGATTTAGGCCGGAAATTTTGCGGCGAATTGGAACCCGGTTCAGCCGCCTTTGTCCACTGCGACGTAACGAAGGAAGCTGACGTGGAAAACGCCGTCAACACCGCCGTTACAAAATTCGGCAAGCTCGACATCATGCACAACAACGCCGGAATCGGAGGATTAAACAAGCCGAGCATCCTCGACAGCGACAAAACCGAGTTCGAGCAGGTCGTCAGAACAAACCTCGTGGGCGCTTTCCTAGGAACCAAACACGCCGCGAGAGTGATGATCCCGAAGCGGCGCGGGAGCATAATCACGACGGGGAGCGGGTGCACCGTCATCGCCGGCGCGTCGACGCACGCGTACACGAGCTCGAAGCACGCCATGGTGGGGCTGACGAGGAGCGCGGCGGTGGACCTGGGGCGCTACGGGGTTCGAGTCAACTGCGTGTCGCCGCACCTGGTGGCCACGCCCTTGGCCTGCGGCTTCTATGACTTCTCCGGCGAGGAGTTGGAGAAGGTGTACTCCGCGTTCGGAGGGGAGCGGCTGACGGCGGAGGATGTGGCGGAGGCGGCTCTTTTCTTGGCGAGTGATGAATCCAGGTATGTGAATGGGGAGAATCTGCTTGTTGATGGGGGTTTTACCATTGTCAATCCCAATCTATGTATATTCAAGTGAAGTTGTGGTCTTGGACAGGGGACTGTATTGATTATTTGTGCTTGAAACAGATAGCATATTGTATACTACTCCGTACAATGTAATAGAATATGTAACCCAATAGCTGGGAGTGGAGTGAATTGTATGTTTGGTTACTCATACAATTGTAACAgcagaaaataaatttttatgcaCTCATCATTTGGTTAATGTTTAGTAGATGGACTCTACGTGTTCTATTTTGTCAATGACCATGTGGTCTAGTTACAccccatatggaaggggtgagttcgagcctcagtagagtcagtagtactcaaacaAAAATATAGATCGACTCTATGAATTCacaaataacaatataatatataagtacATCTGCAATGgttctaaaatatttttcattcaccATATCATCTCATATCTATTTATTTCTACAATATATGTACCCGTTGGGTGCAtccattttttttgtgtacataaaatTTTCACCATTAGACACAGTGACTAATCTCCTTACTGAATGGTAGACAACTCTTTTGGGTGGGACAGCTGACTTATGGATTTAAGACTACTCCATACTCAAAGTCTACAATTATGATGAGGTTTTTTTATAAGAGTTATCTTATATTATCATTAGTACTGGCAAAGCGAGccggcccgccccaccgcgggcctaCCTCCTAGCGGGCTTTTGCGGGCCGGGCCgttaggcccgcgggctagaattcatgcaaccctaacccgccccgtGCAGGTTTGCGGGCCCCGCGGgctttttttaaattattttttattgtactTTCAtgttaaattaagtaaaaaattatatgaacagatactacaatgtaacagagtcagtagaactcaaaaaaaaataaaaaattataaagatgaCAAAAATGGCatatctaataaataaataaatatataaatttacatatatatatatatatatatatatatatatatatatatattatatattatatatatatatatatatgtaaatttatatatttatttatttatttattaatttgtgcTTGACCCGCGAGCCGGACCGCGACCCTCGCGGGTTGCGGGTCAATTTCGGCCCGCCCCGTTAGGCCCGCATTTTCGCGGGGCTAACTTTTCATGACCCTAACCCTCCCCACTGCGGGACAGGTGCGGGCCGACGCACGGGCTTCAACCCATTTTGACGGTACTAATTATCATATATTGGTCGATCACATATAAGATATGCATGGATGAGGTGGGGGCTAATACCTTATCAACGAGATGCAGTCTAAAGATGTTAGGTTTGTGTTTGAAAGTTACTCATTTACTTCGAAAACCCTCCAacataaaaagttaatttttcgATACCGCATTGGCCCTACTTCTAATCAGATATATATTCTCTCACATTAAAACAACTATTATTAGTACCCAAGTAGATAGGGTGCAAAATTGACTTGTGACCCACAATATAGTACGGGTCTTTTTAATTGGATAGTAAAGTAACAACTgtcattgttttttttagttaaacGGAGAGGTGTACAAAATTGAATTTGTGATTGATAGTAAcatagaagaaaaataaattagaaaaggaaaatggagAATTGAAAAGTAAAGGCAGAGACCTAATTAATCATGTTATAAATGAACAGAACAATTTGATACGTTTCAATCAtggtaatttatgcccctctataaaatgtcaattatcaatgtgacTTTTGAATTATTAGAGGTGTAATTGTTGCCCTTCAATTCTTAAAACGATACATTTATTGCCTCTCCCGTCACGAACCTATGGTTTAAAACTGTGTTGTTTTAAAACAGATctggggcaatatatgtaccgttttgaaaattgatgagTAActtttacaccactaataattcaagaatCACATTGATAATTGTCATACTATGGAGggatataaattacaatattcACTTCAATCTACGATTGTGATTTTTCTGTGAAGCTCTCTCTGGTCTTAAGTTCATTGCTTGGAAGACCTCAATGGCCTCAACCTTTCCAAGAAGGTATGATATGATTTTTGTGTTACAACCACAATAGTACATACAATTCATGCATCATGATCACGACTTTGTCAAATTTATGTAAAAAGTGTAACCAATATCTGAATGTGCACTTTGAGTAAAACAAACTTTGTAATCCTAGTCGAAAATTGTCTACAAGGAGGTAAGCCAATTTAGGTTGGTTAGCTGTTATAATCATGTTGGTTTGAACAATTGGAGGTGCTATTAAACAAGGTTGTTCCGTAAAAAGTATGGGTCATGATTAATAGTTCAATAATTTGCaccttcatttaaaaaaaaaatttatataagtacaaatataaaataaaaatgctatAAAAATCCGTTGtcaacatataatattataatgcaTAAAtgttcaacaaagaaaaaataaaaaataaaaaataaaaaataaaaaataaaaatttaactttaaaatgacttgtttttaaaatctataatcctaaacaatgatatataaaatcactaaagttccagcaccgcATGTGTACATATACACATTAGTTATTATTAGTtcagcaattatttgctcgaattcaagcaaggataacatcagaaaacataattgacTCAAagcatatcttcaattgcactatctaatatttaatgttataatttatataattatatatcaatccaaatattcttaatatattataacgaATTCATTCTATGCATcacacgggtgaaaatactaatttagatacaaaattattcaccaaaattttggtgtcaatttttttctaaaattttattttcaattgaaATTAACACCAATATATggattctcaaaacataattaagtataaaaataatgttttttaaagTATAGAAAGAatggattatatataaaatattttgtttaaaaaattagttcCCAAAAATTGGGCAGCCCTTTGTCGTTGTCCTGGTGGCACATGGCCAGGGCCAGACCTGCTATTAAATATTGTgtattaaacaatttaaataaaagtattataattatatattttatctatactatataaaaATGGCCACCGGTGGCTCGCCGTGGCCTAATCTCACCAACTCGGCAAACACTCCTCTACAAAATATGCATCCCACGAGTAATTAGGtaattattttctctaatttaaGCAAGAATAGCATTAgaaaatataatcgatccaactCATTCCATCAATTACATTTTATAATAttcattgttataatttatataattatatatcgatctaaatatttttaaaatattataacaaatccattttgtgcaacgggtgaaaatactagttataattaataatataataaaaatataataaatatatagcaaATCTAAATAAGAATTATTTGATAACTTTCATATCATACAATCAAGTCATATGAGGGTAGTTTGGTCATGCTTCCAAATGTCATGAAAAGATGACCAGATAAGCTAAGACATTTTACTCATAATTGAGGAATTGAAGCTCTTTTAGGAAACTTTCTTTTTTCTATGAATGAATCaaataaagcataattaaattttttcacaaattttaagATTAGTTAGTAgttctttaatttgaaaaaaaactgTCCAACAAAACAAATGCCCCCTATTCAAAAAGACTTAAAATTTACTTTCTcacacgcgcacacacacatatataaaattcaaagtaCTAGATTATTGTTGAAATTTCCAATAACACTAATGTTATTCTGCAGGTTTACCATCCCAATCGACAATGCCAACAACTATGACGAGAGATATTCAGATGGTCATAAAACTTTCACTGTCACGAGGTTAGACTTCTTGTGATtaggtatctaattgccacACTATATCCCTCTCTCATGAAAACTATAATCCATTTAACACTCCTCACTGAAATTCAAAATGGTAGGACATACATTTGTTATGGATAAATTTCAGTGGCCAAAATTATTCTGTCCCCCATCATTGATGGATTGAAATTCAGAATGTTAGGACATCATTTGTTATACACGGAAAATTTTCAGTGGCCAAAATTAATTAGAAGGTAGAAATGTAGAATGCTTGAAGATGAATTAGAAGGGGAAGGCCAAATTTCTGCCAACTAATTCGGTAGATAGAAATTTCTGACGCATTATTTTTCGTACACTCATAGGTGAGCATAAAATAAAGTTGAATTGTAGCTAATTTAttggcaaaataataataataattaccccTATGTTATTATTTTTGGTGGAGGATGaaacatattaaattcattaggctagtaaaaaaaaatcaacttatTTAATGTGAGTAGTCGTACACTCTCATTTCTTAAGATAGGTCAAAAGTTCAAACTACtctcatatgaaaaaaaaaaaaaaatcaatttgacaGTAAATTATTGAGTTAATGGGTCAGCTACACACCCtaacaaaaaactaattttaactGAGTTTATCCAAATGTGGCTCAAACATCATTGCTAAGGTTGCCCGCAACATGCTTTGAATTGCATGAATCATATCCTTAACTgaacattataataataaaaaaaggtaATAATTTGTGTTAGACGGTTAGAGTGTCctacggatccttattcgtgaaacAAGTTATATcaatatgaaatgtaatacttatacagaaaatgcaataataattaagaataaactatttattatttataagggaaaatgcaatacttttgaaaaaaaaagtaatacttttacattttgatttaaaattactACGTTTTACtcataattattacatttttcttataaataaacactcccaacattatttataaaagaAAGTGTATTATACTTTCCATTAGGCCTGTGCATCGGTCGGGTATGGGCGGTTCGGTTATACAAAGATGGAAACCATACGGTTAACGGTTAACAATTTTAGTACCCTAACCGCCATATAATTATCGAAAATTCACTCGGTTTTTTAAAGTTCGGTTTCGGTCGGGTATTGCGGTTTTCGTAATAATttcagaaataaaaaaataacactgattttcatcaaatataataaattacaaaagtacattatacaaGTTTAAGACTTAAAGGACAAAATAACTtagtaaataactaaaataagtGACCTAGTTAAACCATATGGCCattttacaagttacaactgcaaatatacaaaattaagtGGCAAATTAACTAAGTAAActacataattacatattttgcaGAAGTAACAAACtacaaaattacataataaGTGACTCCAATCACCAAATTGTCCAATCTTTGCCAACTAGGGGCATCAAGTAAC
It includes:
- the LOC116031950 gene encoding momilactone A synthase-like, with amino-acid sequence MAASTFVRRLEGKVALITGGASGIGKATTKLFSRHGAKVVIADIQNDLGRKFCGELEPGSAAFVHCDVTKEADVENAVNTAVTKFGKLDIMHNNAGIGGLNKPSILDSDKTEFEQVVRTNLVGAFLGTKHAARVMIPKRRGSIITTGSGCTVIAGASTHAYTSSKHAMVGLTRSAAVDLGRYGVRVNCVSPHLVATPLACGFYDFSGEELEKVYSAFGGERLTAEDVAEAALFLASDESRYVNGENLLVDGGFTIVNPNLCIFK